The genomic interval CTCCACGGCGCCCAGCGCGCGCGCGTGGCCTCGGGGTAGAGGATGACGGAGGGTGTTCCCGCCGCGGCGGCGAGATGGCTGATGCCGGAGTCGCCGCCGAGATAGGCGCTCGCCTGCGCGAGCACCCCGGCGAGCAGCGGAAGGTCCGGCTCGACCAGGCTCGCGCGATTGGGGGCGGCGCCCAACGCGTCCAGCCGGGCGCCGAGGGTGCGGGTGGCCTCGTGGTCGGCGGGGCCCTCGTGGAGGAGCAGCGCGCACCCGGCCCCCCGTACGATTCCCGCGATCGCCTCCGCGAAGCGCTCGGGCGGCCAGCGCTTCCAGTCGCCGCCCGCGCCCGCGTGCACGACCAGCAAGGGTGGCCCCGCGCCCAGCGCGGCCACCGCGGCCCGGCCGCGCTCCCGCCACTCGCGCGGCACCGCGAGCGGGGCCAGCGACGCTCCCCGCGGCGCGGTCGCGCGAGACCCGGTGAGCGGCGGCCCCAGCGCGGCCCGGCTCGCGAGAAGATGTCGCCACACCGGCGTGGCGTCGTCCGCGTCGGGCACGGGCGGCGCCAGCACCGCGCGGGGCACCAGTGCTCGCAGCCGCTCCGGATAGGGCGCGGCGCGAGCGCCGAACCACGAGACCACCACGTGATAGCGGTCGAGGAGATCGGCGAGCGCGGCGGAGACGGGCGCGTCGGCGAAGAGATTGTCGAGCCCCAGGGACTCGAAGGAGAGGGCCTCGTCCACCACGCTCGCGCCGGCGAGCAGCGTCGCGAGCCGCGGCTGCGCGGCGAGGCTCACGCGCAGCCCGCCGTCGAGCGTGGCGAGCGCGCGCAGCGCGGGCACCGCCTGCAGGACATCGCCGAGCGCGCCGGGATGGATGACGAGGGCCTGCCGGACGGGTGGCGGCGCGGACGTGGCCATGCGCGCGTATGGTACCCTCGGGCCCATCGAACAAGGAGGGGTATCCATGAAATTCGCCCTGTTCAATGGGATGGGCGGCACCACCTGGAGCGAGGTGCTCGATCTCTGGCGGCACGTCGACGCGACGGGCTGGGACGCCGCCTGCGTGACCGATCACTTCATGCCCAACACGAAGGACCGCGTGGGCGACACCATGGAGTGCTGGACGACGCTGGCCGCCCTCGCCGCCGAGACACGGCGAATCCGCGTGGGCACCATCGTATCGGGCAATACGTACCGCCATCCCGCGGTGCTGGCGAAGATGGCCGCCGGCGTCGACATCATCTCCAACGGGCGGCTGATCTGCGGGCTCGGCGCCGGCTGGCAGGAGAACGAGCATCAGGCGTACGGCATCCCGTTCTACACGGTGGGCGAGCGGCTGGCGCGCCTCGACGAGGCCTGCGAGGTGCTGAAGCGCCTCTGGACGGAGAAGAAGGCCACGTGGAAGGGCAAGTACTATGCGCTCGACGACGCGCCCCTCGAGCCCAAGCCGGTGCAGCGACCGTATCCCGAGCTGATGGTGGGGGGCGGCGGCGAGAAGGTGACGCTCAAGATCGCCGCGAAGCACGCCGATCACTGGAACGTGTGGGGCGGGCCGTCGACCCTCGCCGCCAAGGGGAAGATTCTCGAGGGTCACTGCGCCGCGGTGGGCCGGAACCCGAAGGAGATCCTGCGCTCGGCAGTGATGGTGCTCGCGCTGTCCGACGATGCCGCCGAGGTCGAGAAGCTGAAGAAGGCCTACATGGCGCGCATGGGC from Candidatus Methylomirabilota bacterium carries:
- a CDS encoding LLM class F420-dependent oxidoreductase — protein: MKFALFNGMGGTTWSEVLDLWRHVDATGWDAACVTDHFMPNTKDRVGDTMECWTTLAALAAETRRIRVGTIVSGNTYRHPAVLAKMAAGVDIISNGRLICGLGAGWQENEHQAYGIPFYTVGERLARLDEACEVLKRLWTEKKATWKGKYYALDDAPLEPKPVQRPYPELMVGGGGEKVTLKIAAKHADHWNVWGGPSTLAAKGKILEGHCAAVGRNPKEILRSAVMVLALSDDAAEVEKLKKAYMARMGADQQKAEDTVLGGSVAQIQDKLGKLRAAGVGMLFIPSFFLPGDKKKTLDRFITQVAPALR
- a CDS encoding glycosyltransferase family 9 protein, whose product is MATSAPPPVRQALVIHPGALGDVLQAVPALRALATLDGGLRVSLAAQPRLATLLAGASVVDEALSFESLGLDNLFADAPVSAALADLLDRYHVVVSWFGARAAPYPERLRALVPRAVLAPPVPDADDATPVWRHLLASRAALGPPLTGSRATAPRGASLAPLAVPREWRERGRAAVAALGAGPPLLVVHAGAGGDWKRWPPERFAEAIAGIVRGAGCALLLHEGPADHEATRTLGARLDALGAAPNRASLVEPDLPLLAGVLAQASAYLGGDSGISHLAAAAGTPSVILYPEATRARWAPWSSRAIALPADDDPTAAARAALQLCVRLRGRAA